From the genome of Candidatus Electrothrix communis, one region includes:
- the ligA gene encoding NAD-dependent DNA ligase LigA, translating into MSSKLKMDNQQAEKRLDDLRVQITRHAHQYYVLDDPLISDGEYDQLFRELLDLEEQFPELVTPDSPSLRVGGAPLDAFAEAEHAVPMLSLDNIFNAQELLSFEEKIQRYLQSTAQPTYLAEPKLDGLAVELIYENGLLIQGSTRGNGLVGENITAQLRTVQTIPLRLARKDKDEDEGGAIPEKLIVRGEVFLPRKAFLQLNEQRAEQGEALFANPRNAAAGSLRQLDPKVTASRSLSFYVYGVADTEATPCADLEELFSWLAQLGFPVNPLIKFCRTLAEVEAQYQHLQTIRHELEYEIDGMVIKVADFALQQRLGNTTRAPRWATAWKFPATQATTVMTGVDFQVGRTGAITPVALLEPVEVEGVIVRRATLHNQDEIERKGLMIGDTVLIQRAGDVIPEIVKPITEQRTGEEQPLVFPTQCPICAAPLQRPEGEAITRCVSLLCPAQQLQRMIYFVGKAGLDIDGFGRKNVEQLMEVGLIQEIPDIFRLPKEQLAVLDGWGEKSAEKLLLAIAEAKHPTLSRFIGALGIRYVGEMTSELLTRHFSTLDDLLAAEKDDLLAVEGIGEQAAMSLIEYFSSSENREMIETLLDLGLTIETAVQENSENNPLEGAIFLFTGTLSQMSRNEAKQLVKDRGGRVVSGLSKKVTHLVAGEKAGSKLKKAAELGIAVVDEEAFLGIVGRA; encoded by the coding sequence ATGAGCAGTAAATTAAAAATGGATAATCAGCAGGCAGAAAAACGCCTGGACGATCTGCGTGTGCAGATCACCCGGCATGCCCATCAATATTATGTACTGGATGACCCGCTCATTTCCGACGGTGAATATGATCAGCTATTTCGTGAGTTGCTGGATCTGGAAGAACAATTCCCGGAGCTGGTCACCCCGGATTCCCCAAGCCTGCGGGTCGGTGGTGCGCCCCTTGATGCCTTTGCGGAAGCTGAGCACGCCGTGCCCATGCTCAGCCTGGATAATATCTTCAACGCCCAGGAACTCCTGAGCTTTGAGGAAAAAATTCAACGCTATCTGCAATCAACAGCGCAACCGACCTATTTGGCAGAACCCAAGCTGGACGGCTTAGCGGTTGAGTTGATCTATGAAAACGGCCTGCTGATCCAGGGCTCCACCAGGGGCAACGGCTTGGTCGGAGAAAATATTACGGCTCAGCTCCGGACTGTGCAGACCATCCCCCTGCGTTTGGCAAGAAAAGACAAGGACGAGGACGAGGGAGGAGCAATCCCGGAGAAGTTGATAGTCCGGGGAGAGGTCTTTCTGCCCCGTAAGGCCTTTCTTCAGCTCAATGAACAGCGGGCAGAGCAGGGAGAGGCCCTCTTTGCCAACCCGCGTAATGCCGCTGCCGGTTCCCTGCGTCAACTTGATCCCAAGGTGACGGCCTCCAGATCGCTCAGCTTTTATGTTTATGGAGTGGCTGACACTGAGGCGACGCCCTGCGCCGACCTGGAGGAACTTTTTTCCTGGCTCGCCCAACTGGGCTTTCCTGTCAATCCCCTGATCAAATTTTGCCGCACCTTAGCGGAGGTGGAAGCGCAGTATCAGCACCTGCAAACGATCCGTCATGAGCTGGAATATGAGATCGACGGCATGGTGATCAAGGTGGCTGATTTTGCCCTGCAACAACGCCTGGGCAACACAACCCGTGCTCCGCGCTGGGCCACAGCCTGGAAGTTTCCTGCTACCCAGGCGACAACCGTCATGACCGGGGTCGATTTTCAAGTCGGTCGGACCGGTGCGATCACCCCAGTGGCACTTCTGGAACCGGTTGAGGTTGAGGGTGTCATTGTTCGCCGAGCAACCCTGCATAACCAGGATGAAATTGAGCGCAAGGGTCTGATGATCGGCGACACGGTTCTTATCCAGCGGGCCGGAGATGTTATTCCGGAGATCGTAAAACCCATCACAGAACAGCGCACCGGTGAAGAACAGCCTCTTGTCTTCCCGACCCAATGCCCGATCTGCGCCGCGCCGCTCCAGCGTCCTGAAGGCGAGGCTATCACCCGCTGCGTCAGTCTCCTTTGCCCGGCGCAACAACTGCAACGGATGATCTATTTTGTCGGCAAGGCAGGGCTTGATATTGACGGCTTTGGTCGCAAAAATGTTGAGCAGCTCATGGAAGTTGGGCTGATCCAGGAGATTCCAGATATTTTTCGTCTCCCAAAAGAACAACTGGCTGTCCTTGACGGCTGGGGTGAAAAATCTGCGGAGAAATTGCTGTTGGCAATAGCCGAGGCAAAGCATCCCACCTTATCCCGCTTCATTGGTGCCTTGGGAATCAGGTATGTCGGCGAAATGACCTCGGAGCTGCTGACTCGCCATTTCAGCACCCTTGATGATCTGCTGGCAGCGGAAAAAGATGATCTGCTGGCGGTGGAGGGCATCGGTGAGCAGGCCGCTATGAGCCTAATTGAGTATTTTAGCAGCAGCGAAAATCGAGAGATGATCGAGACCCTGCTTGATCTCGGCCTGACCATAGAAACGGCGGTGCAGGAAAATAGTGAAAACAACCCGCTGGAAGGGGCTATCTTTCTCTTTACCGGCACCTTGAGCCAGATGTCGCGCAACGAGGCCAAGCAGCTGGTCAAGGATCGGGGCGGCAGAGTGGTTTCCGGGCTCAGTAAGAAGGTTACTCATCTTGTGGCTGGAGAAAAGGCTGGGAGTAAGTTGAAAAAAGCTGCGGAGCTGGGGATTGCTGTTGTTGATGAAGAGGCGTTTTTGGGGATTGTGGGGAGGGCGTAG
- a CDS encoding tautomerase family protein, which yields MPYVSIRVAGKLSREQKKNIAQGVTQVIAKEANKPESSVLIFIDEEQQENIAKGGKLLDEQ from the coding sequence ATGCCCTATGTAAGCATTCGTGTTGCCGGCAAACTGAGCAGGGAGCAGAAAAAAAATATTGCTCAAGGCGTTACTCAGGTTATTGCCAAGGAAGCCAACAAACCCGAGTCCTCGGTCCTGATTTTTATTGACGAAGAACAGCAGGAAAATATCGCCAAAGGCGGCAAGTTACTTGATGAGCAGTAA
- a CDS encoding ASKHA domain-containing protein: MKHTITFLPDNITATVDKGENLLNAAAQAGVYIHAYCGGDGICGKCKVVVNKGEVGSDKANLKQEDWDKGYRLACLSTVESDLEITVPEMTSKSGKALKRKPKTTRTISAKALDSLIGSWEIEPPVSKLYLELNPPTLEDNISDMDRVMRGIKQAFPDHVGEPSYDHPELIKYLPAVLRESDWKITLLLLRRNQGGFRIIDVEAGDTTAKLYGLAVDIGTTTCSGVLVDLNNGEILAESSGYNGQISCGEDVISRIVYAKRPSGQKALQDKVVGTINTIIEDICRELIISPADIAYMMAAGNTIMAHLLLGLDPKYLRESPYVPSVSRFPLTKAAELGIHAHPSMRLFLYPCIASYVGGDIVAGVHACQMAKSDKVSLFIDIGTNGEIVVGNQDWMVCAACSAGPAFEGGGIRYGMRASSGAIENFQIHPETFDPMIVTIGHIKPSGICGSGLISIVAELLENGVIDQQGKFRQNLDTPRIRQGVDGWEYVLAWSRDSLIGEDIVITEVDLDNLMRAKGAMYAGYQTLLESVGLSFADLDRVIMAGNFGAYIDLERAICIGLLPDVDRENFYYIGNASMLGCQISLSDVNRFQERLAVRQLMTNIELSENPEFMQHYMAALFLPHTDMSLFPTVAEKLAEAE, from the coding sequence ATGAAGCACACCATTACCTTCCTGCCGGATAACATCACCGCAACTGTTGATAAGGGAGAAAACCTTCTGAACGCGGCTGCCCAGGCAGGCGTATATATCCATGCCTATTGTGGCGGAGACGGGATCTGCGGCAAATGTAAGGTGGTTGTCAATAAGGGGGAGGTCGGTTCGGACAAGGCCAACCTCAAGCAGGAGGATTGGGACAAGGGCTATCGCCTGGCTTGTTTATCTACTGTGGAGTCGGATCTGGAAATAACTGTTCCGGAGATGACCTCCAAGAGCGGCAAGGCCCTGAAACGCAAACCCAAGACCACTCGTACTATCTCGGCTAAGGCCCTGGACAGTCTGATCGGCAGCTGGGAGATTGAACCTCCGGTAAGCAAGCTTTATCTGGAGCTTAACCCGCCCACCCTGGAGGATAATATCTCTGATATGGACCGGGTGATGCGAGGGATTAAACAGGCCTTTCCCGACCATGTCGGAGAGCCTTCTTACGATCATCCAGAGCTGATCAAATATCTGCCTGCTGTTCTGCGTGAGTCGGATTGGAAGATCACCCTGCTTCTGCTCCGTCGTAACCAAGGCGGTTTTCGGATTATTGATGTGGAGGCCGGAGATACCACGGCCAAGCTCTACGGGCTGGCAGTGGATATCGGCACTACCACCTGTTCCGGGGTCTTGGTTGACCTGAATAACGGTGAGATCCTGGCCGAGTCTTCCGGCTATAACGGACAGATCAGTTGCGGAGAAGATGTGATCTCCCGCATCGTTTATGCCAAACGACCTAGTGGCCAGAAGGCTCTGCAAGACAAGGTGGTCGGTACCATCAATACGATCATTGAGGATATCTGTCGCGAGTTGATTATTTCACCGGCAGATATTGCCTATATGATGGCAGCGGGCAATACGATCATGGCGCATCTTCTGTTGGGATTGGATCCGAAATATCTCCGGGAATCCCCGTATGTGCCCAGTGTCAGCCGGTTCCCTCTGACTAAGGCCGCTGAGCTGGGGATTCATGCCCATCCCTCCATGCGGCTTTTTCTCTATCCCTGTATTGCCTCCTATGTGGGCGGCGATATCGTAGCCGGGGTTCATGCCTGCCAGATGGCCAAGTCCGATAAGGTGAGCCTGTTCATCGATATCGGCACTAACGGCGAAATCGTGGTGGGCAATCAGGACTGGATGGTCTGTGCGGCCTGCTCTGCCGGACCTGCCTTTGAGGGCGGGGGAATCCGTTACGGGATGCGGGCCTCCAGCGGAGCTATTGAGAATTTTCAGATCCATCCAGAGACCTTTGATCCCATGATCGTGACCATTGGTCATATTAAACCTTCCGGGATTTGTGGCTCCGGCCTGATATCCATCGTGGCCGAGCTCTTGGAAAACGGCGTGATTGATCAGCAGGGAAAGTTCCGGCAAAACCTGGATACCCCCAGGATTCGCCAGGGAGTTGACGGCTGGGAATATGTCCTGGCCTGGTCCAGAGACTCCCTGATCGGGGAGGATATCGTGATCACTGAGGTGGATCTGGATAACCTGATGCGGGCCAAGGGCGCTATGTACGCAGGTTATCAGACCCTGCTTGAGTCAGTTGGTCTTAGTTTTGCCGATCTGGATCGGGTGATCATGGCCGGGAATTTCGGGGCCTATATTGATCTGGAGCGGGCCATCTGTATCGGGCTGCTGCCGGATGTGGATCGGGAGAATTTCTATTATATCGGCAATGCCTCCATGTTGGGTTGTCAGATCAGTCTTTCCGATGTAAACCGTTTTCAGGAACGTCTTGCGGTGCGCCAGCTTATGACCAATATAGAGCTGTCCGAGAATCCTGAATTTATGCAGCATTATATGGCTGCTCTCTTTCTGCCTCATACGGATATGAGTCTTTTTCCCACCGTTGCTGAAAAGTTGGCAGAGGCGGAGTAA
- a CDS encoding diguanylate cyclase, translating into MKIHKRQALILLRSTIAAVLALLYCLPVSATHYSGSQKTLQSASELDYPPFALVRSDGTADGFSVELLKAVVKAADFNINISVGPWHDIKQQLKEGRLDVLPLVAYSNEREKYFDFTVPYLKMHGTIFVRKGETSIRSEADLKDKKVLIMLGDAAHEYAISRNLSEKLILTSSFEEAMQLLSSGRFDAVLCQYLMGIQLIKKLGLKNIVSVSTEKKESMKLGYGKATGLTQRFCIAVPEGRKELLAHLNEGLALVVANGTYDRLYKKWFGPILPEMQVPVTAVIKSALFIIIPVSLVFALLGLWYLKREVQNKTHCLQAEIQERKQAEKALQQNEVMLKKILDTLPVGIWLTDRQGKIRYGNPAGHTIWQGAHYVEFEESKTWWRGTGESDSPAEWAIPLVIQNKNKDRSHKEKIEIECFDGTHKTISHWTVPVLDADKNIEGAVAVNQDITERVQIERELISERDFTKILIETAQTVILVLNPDGTINSFNPYMEKISGYKLEEVQGKDWFEIFLSNQDWKEIRGVFQTAINDIQTQGNINAIVTKDGQERYIEWYDKTLKGVNGNVLGLLSIGQDITEKRKMQKNLEDMALHDALTGLYNRKVLEEKLTDNIKSTQRQGDEISLLMFDLDHFKQINDNYGHLEGDKVLRCMADILRKSIRKTDYAARYGGEEFTVVLPKTPLNQAVDMAERMRTSISRQDIASENGDRMNVTVSIGAACLTEHMQSPQHLILDADTALYAAKKGGRNQVRTA; encoded by the coding sequence ATGAAGATACATAAACGACAAGCTCTGATACTGCTCAGATCCACCATCGCCGCTGTTCTCGCCCTATTATACTGCCTGCCTGTTTCGGCAACCCACTACTCCGGTTCCCAAAAAACACTTCAATCCGCCAGTGAATTGGACTATCCGCCTTTTGCTCTGGTCCGATCGGACGGCACCGCCGACGGTTTTTCAGTTGAACTGCTCAAGGCTGTTGTCAAGGCTGCCGATTTCAATATCAACATATCTGTTGGCCCATGGCATGATATTAAACAACAGCTTAAAGAAGGACGTCTTGATGTCCTGCCGCTTGTGGCATACTCCAATGAACGTGAAAAATATTTCGACTTCACAGTGCCATACCTAAAAATGCACGGGACTATCTTTGTCCGCAAAGGAGAAACATCAATCCGCAGTGAAGCGGATCTGAAGGACAAGAAAGTTCTGATCATGCTTGGTGATGCTGCTCATGAATATGCGATCAGCAGAAACCTTTCTGAAAAACTTATCCTGACCTCCTCGTTCGAGGAGGCAATGCAGCTGCTCTCTTCGGGCAGGTTTGATGCGGTTTTATGTCAGTACCTGATGGGGATTCAGCTGATCAAAAAACTGGGTCTTAAAAATATCGTCAGTGTCTCCACAGAAAAAAAGGAGAGCATGAAACTGGGCTACGGAAAAGCCACCGGTTTGACCCAGCGATTCTGCATTGCCGTGCCCGAAGGCAGAAAGGAACTGCTTGCCCACCTGAATGAAGGGCTGGCTCTTGTGGTTGCAAACGGAACATATGATCGTCTATATAAAAAATGGTTCGGTCCGATTCTCCCTGAAATGCAGGTTCCCGTGACCGCCGTCATCAAGTCTGCGCTGTTCATTATCATCCCGGTCTCTCTTGTCTTTGCCCTTCTCGGGTTATGGTATCTAAAACGGGAGGTGCAGAACAAAACACACTGCCTGCAAGCAGAAATCCAGGAAAGGAAGCAGGCGGAAAAAGCCCTGCAGCAGAATGAAGTCATGTTGAAAAAAATCCTTGATACCCTCCCTGTGGGCATATGGCTTACTGACCGTCAGGGGAAAATTCGATACGGGAATCCTGCTGGCCATACTATCTGGCAGGGAGCGCATTATGTTGAATTTGAAGAAAGTAAAACATGGTGGCGCGGTACAGGCGAATCGGATTCTCCGGCTGAATGGGCCATTCCTCTGGTTATTCAAAATAAGAATAAGGACAGATCGCATAAGGAGAAAATTGAAATTGAATGTTTTGACGGGACCCATAAAACAATTTCACACTGGACAGTGCCTGTTTTAGATGCCGACAAAAACATTGAAGGTGCGGTGGCTGTTAACCAGGATATTACGGAACGAGTACAGATAGAGCGGGAACTGATTTCAGAACGCGACTTTACAAAAATCCTCATAGAAACCGCCCAGACAGTTATCCTTGTTCTGAATCCAGACGGTACGATCAACTCGTTTAATCCGTATATGGAAAAAATCAGCGGTTATAAACTTGAAGAAGTGCAGGGAAAGGACTGGTTTGAAATATTTCTTTCCAACCAGGACTGGAAAGAAATACGTGGGGTATTCCAAACAGCTATTAACGATATACAAACACAGGGGAATATAAATGCGATTGTCACGAAAGACGGCCAGGAGCGCTACATTGAATGGTATGACAAGACCCTGAAGGGTGTCAACGGCAACGTCCTGGGTCTCCTTTCCATAGGACAGGATATCACGGAAAAGCGCAAGATGCAGAAAAATCTTGAGGACATGGCACTCCACGATGCCTTGACAGGTCTGTACAACCGCAAGGTGCTGGAGGAAAAACTAACGGACAATATAAAATCAACACAACGTCAAGGGGATGAAATTTCACTTCTCATGTTTGACCTTGATCATTTTAAACAAATAAACGACAATTACGGGCATCTGGAAGGCGACAAAGTATTACGCTGCATGGCTGATATTTTAAGAAAATCCATCCGAAAGACCGACTATGCAGCCCGTTACGGCGGGGAAGAATTTACCGTTGTACTGCCGAAAACGCCCCTCAACCAGGCAGTGGATATGGCTGAACGCATGCGGACCAGCATTAGCAGACAGGATATTGCAAGCGAAAACGGCGACCGAATGAACGTAACGGTCAGCATCGGTGCAGCCTGCCTTACCGAGCATATGCAATCGCCACAACACCTCATTTTGGATGCCGACACAGCCTTGTATGCCGCCAAAAAAGGTGGTCGCAATCAAGTAAGGACAGCATAA
- a CDS encoding glycosyltransferase: MIQPPLILHTDWSCSWGGQEIRTLTELRELKKLGFRVGMVVREGAELARRGEAEGIPVHYIDFSSKFNLAAWRDLYKLIRHLQPAVINTHSSEDSWMAGCLARICRVPLVIKTRHVLAPISSSFSYNAFAHIIFACSESIADKLAEQKVQKEKIIVQSTGIDEERFRFSAQDRQEIREQYGIGEQDIVVGNISFLREYKGHQFIARTAASMPDKYKFMIVGGGNGRAILEKDIAEAGVADRFILTGHKEDPERFFSALDIIFFSSYETEGISQSFIQGLLYGMPLLVCRTPSLLEPLEFVKQYRAVDYNDLAAAKAGLLELAEHIQRDEEMIEQQRRDIAGKYGLTAMVENILQVYARYGIEVR; this comes from the coding sequence TTGATTCAACCACCTCTTATCCTACACACTGATTGGTCATGCTCCTGGGGTGGCCAGGAGATACGCACACTTACCGAATTGCGAGAACTGAAAAAGTTAGGTTTCCGCGTCGGCATGGTTGTTCGAGAGGGAGCTGAGCTTGCCCGGCGAGGCGAGGCCGAGGGTATCCCGGTCCATTACATCGACTTTTCTTCAAAGTTCAATCTTGCTGCCTGGCGAGATCTCTACAAACTGATCCGCCACCTTCAACCCGCTGTTATCAACACCCATTCCTCGGAAGATTCCTGGATGGCCGGTTGTCTAGCAAGAATCTGTCGAGTGCCTCTGGTCATAAAAACCCGGCATGTGCTGGCCCCGATTTCTTCCTCCTTTAGCTATAATGCTTTTGCCCATATCATTTTCGCCTGTAGCGAATCTATCGCCGACAAACTGGCGGAACAAAAGGTGCAGAAGGAAAAAATTATTGTTCAATCCACAGGTATTGATGAAGAGCGTTTTCGCTTTTCCGCTCAGGATCGCCAGGAGATCCGCGAGCAATACGGGATAGGCGAGCAGGATATTGTGGTGGGCAACATCTCCTTTTTGCGCGAATACAAAGGACATCAATTTATTGCCCGTACGGCAGCATCCATGCCGGATAAGTATAAATTCATGATTGTCGGCGGCGGCAACGGACGCGCAATCCTGGAGAAAGATATTGCCGAAGCAGGTGTTGCAGATCGCTTCATCCTCACCGGTCATAAGGAAGATCCTGAGCGTTTTTTCTCCGCCTTGGATATCATCTTCTTTTCCTCCTATGAAACCGAAGGCATTTCCCAGTCCTTTATCCAAGGCTTGCTCTACGGAATGCCCCTGCTGGTCTGCCGGACCCCTTCTCTTCTTGAACCCTTAGAGTTCGTCAAACAGTACCGGGCTGTTGATTATAATGATCTAGCTGCGGCCAAGGCAGGCCTACTTGAGCTGGCAGAACATATCCAGCGGGATGAAGAGATGATTGAGCAGCAGCGGCGGGATATTGCCGGGAAATACGGCCTCACAGCTATGGTTGAAAATATCCTTCAAGTTTATGCAAGATACGGTATTGAGGTTCGGTGA
- a CDS encoding acetolactate synthase large subunit, with translation MNGAELMVKCLENEGVEYIFGIPGEENLAFLEALRSSSIKLILTRHEQAAGFMAATYGRITGKPGVCIATLGPGATNFVTSVSYAFLGGMPCLFITGQKPIKSSKQGRFQIINVVSMMAPITKMTRQIVGADSIATLVRESFRVAVQEKSGPVHLELPEDIAAEQTRVTPFPLTPIRKKLASNESFEEVAEIIKKAKNPLLLIAAASNRHHQAGTALEHFIEQTGIHFFSTQMGKGAANEFHPRCLGTAALSDHDYLHCAIGKADVIINVGHDIVEKPPFFMQRNGLVVIHINYFHAVFDEVYFPQHEVIGDIADSMQRLAALITPNSLGGDGYFNLLKKEIDKHVYKRTLPATFPYTPQQLTRVLRELMDKDSILSLDNGMYKIWFARNYRSTNSHSVLLDNALATMGAGLPVAIAAKMLFPEKKVVAVCGDGGFMMNSQEMETAIRLKLDLVILLIRDDAFGMIKWKQGGMGLPAFGLDFGNPDFVKYAESYGARGYRGVNQEQLAEVLEHCLDTPGVHLIELPIDYAENESVLTEELKRKTCLLG, from the coding sequence ATGAACGGCGCAGAACTCATGGTCAAATGCCTAGAGAATGAAGGAGTTGAATACATCTTCGGTATTCCTGGAGAAGAAAATCTTGCCTTTCTGGAGGCCCTGCGGTCCTCTTCCATTAAACTGATCCTGACTCGGCATGAGCAGGCTGCCGGATTTATGGCAGCAACCTATGGCCGAATCACCGGTAAACCAGGCGTTTGCATTGCCACTCTCGGGCCAGGGGCGACAAATTTTGTCACCAGTGTATCCTATGCCTTCCTAGGCGGCATGCCCTGTCTGTTCATCACCGGCCAGAAGCCAATCAAAAGCTCCAAGCAGGGACGATTTCAGATCATCAATGTTGTCTCCATGATGGCCCCTATCACCAAGATGACCCGCCAGATCGTCGGGGCCGACTCCATTGCCACCTTGGTTCGCGAGTCGTTCCGGGTTGCTGTCCAGGAGAAATCCGGGCCGGTTCATCTGGAACTGCCTGAGGATATTGCGGCTGAACAGACCAGGGTCACCCCCTTTCCTCTGACACCCATCCGAAAGAAACTTGCCTCAAATGAGTCTTTTGAAGAGGTGGCGGAAATCATCAAGAAGGCAAAAAATCCCCTCCTGCTGATTGCGGCGGCCAGTAACAGGCATCATCAGGCCGGTACCGCGCTTGAGCATTTTATTGAGCAAACCGGGATCCATTTTTTCTCCACCCAGATGGGCAAGGGCGCAGCCAATGAATTCCATCCTCGTTGCCTGGGAACAGCCGCCCTTTCTGACCATGATTATCTCCACTGTGCTATCGGAAAGGCAGATGTTATCATCAATGTCGGGCATGATATTGTTGAAAAACCGCCGTTTTTCATGCAAAGAAACGGGCTTGTCGTTATTCATATCAACTACTTTCATGCTGTTTTTGACGAGGTCTATTTTCCGCAACACGAGGTGATCGGTGATATTGCGGACTCCATGCAACGTTTAGCTGCTCTTATTACCCCGAACTCCCTTGGTGGAGACGGCTATTTTAATCTCCTGAAGAAAGAGATTGATAAGCATGTGTATAAACGCACCTTGCCTGCCACCTTCCCCTATACCCCGCAACAGCTGACTCGGGTTCTGCGTGAACTCATGGATAAGGATTCCATCCTTTCTCTGGATAACGGGATGTACAAGATATGGTTTGCCCGCAACTATCGCTCCACGAATTCACATTCCGTGCTGCTTGATAATGCCCTGGCCACTATGGGGGCTGGCCTGCCAGTGGCCATTGCCGCCAAGATGCTCTTCCCGGAAAAGAAGGTGGTTGCTGTCTGCGGTGACGGCGGCTTTATGATGAATTCCCAGGAGATGGAAACCGCTATCCGCCTTAAGCTGGATCTGGTCATCCTCCTGATCCGTGATGATGCCTTTGGTATGATTAAATGGAAACAGGGAGGCATGGGCTTACCCGCCTTTGGACTCGATTTCGGCAACCCGGATTTTGTCAAGTATGCGGAGAGCTACGGGGCACGGGGTTACCGGGGTGTGAATCAGGAGCAGCTTGCGGAAGTGCTGGAGCATTGTCTCGACACGCCCGGAGTGCATCTGATAGAGTTGCCCATTGATTATGCGGAAAATGAATCCGTATTGACTGAAGAGCTGAAGCGCAAAACCTGTTTGCTGGGCTGA
- a CDS encoding DUF3786 domain-containing protein, translated as MIKTPLELYKHLDQSNCRRCLLPSCMAFSVAVIQGQKKLSDCPLLSTEKINDLSGGIVQKKSMKEEQDAYLASLQEEIDQHDLSDIASRLDLPLKEETVGIKCLGKYFWIDAQGGMASECHCNNWVHIPILHYLLQSKGLQPAGEWIDFPALKDAGGKERFFAHRCEESMQQLVDEHTELFFEILDLFEAEEVRETEADKARILYPLPKVPFLINYWESEESFPSKLNILFDSKVSENTNVESVYMIGRGMVEMFHQLIIRHSSGELF; from the coding sequence ATGATCAAAACCCCCCTGGAACTCTATAAACACCTGGACCAATCCAACTGCCGCCGCTGCCTGCTTCCCTCCTGCATGGCCTTTTCCGTTGCCGTCATTCAGGGCCAGAAAAAGCTCAGCGACTGCCCCCTGCTGAGCACGGAAAAAATCAACGATCTTTCTGGCGGGATCGTCCAGAAAAAATCCATGAAAGAAGAGCAGGACGCCTATCTTGCCTCATTGCAGGAGGAGATCGACCAACACGATCTCAGCGATATTGCCAGCAGGCTGGACCTGCCCCTCAAAGAAGAAACCGTGGGCATAAAATGCCTGGGAAAATATTTCTGGATTGATGCTCAGGGAGGGATGGCTTCGGAATGCCACTGCAATAATTGGGTGCATATTCCCATCCTCCACTATCTGCTGCAAAGCAAGGGCTTGCAACCGGCAGGAGAATGGATTGACTTTCCAGCTCTCAAGGATGCTGGCGGGAAGGAACGTTTTTTCGCCCATCGCTGCGAAGAGTCCATGCAACAGCTGGTCGATGAACACACAGAACTTTTTTTTGAAATCCTGGATCTTTTTGAGGCTGAAGAGGTCCGGGAAACCGAGGCTGACAAGGCGCGTATCCTCTACCCCTTGCCCAAGGTTCCTTTTTTGATCAATTACTGGGAATCTGAAGAATCCTTCCCCTCAAAGCTGAATATCCTCTTTGACAGCAAGGTCTCGGAAAACACCAATGTGGAATCCGTGTATATGATAGGACGGGGCATGGTGGAAATGTTTCACCAATTGATTATCCGGCATTCCAGCGGAGAGCTCTTTTAA
- a CDS encoding DUF6399 domain-containing protein: MASKVKQVEEARAQDQKATQDLDNYRGTIRKISKTVHPFKLDDNKPQDSANVAKELREQAKNIETLACKQGINDNTGVMKKFKNQIKELVPSIDFWWLYVFTNLIGLGKRSKELLDWAMYHLLPTVYWYNQARKTKNPTLRKEYEKVWEKALVVFQAHALTGTFSEDEIFFWQNWAEEMVGKFHRASSAVEGRNGFLSQIHHNNRGLNSNRLKSLTVMHNYFTKRSDGSTAAQRLFGEKPPDLFEWLLHQVGELPLPRKPRKHVKSNPLNLLSVPA, encoded by the coding sequence GTGGCCTCCAAAGTGAAGCAGGTCGAAGAAGCACGGGCTCAAGACCAAAAAGCCACGCAAGATCTGGATAACTACCGTGGAACAATAAGGAAAATATCAAAAACGGTGCATCCGTTCAAACTGGACGACAATAAACCGCAAGATTCTGCAAACGTTGCAAAAGAGCTGCGAGAGCAAGCCAAGAATATTGAAACGCTGGCCTGCAAACAAGGTATTAACGACAATACCGGCGTTATGAAGAAATTTAAGAATCAAATAAAAGAATTGGTCCCATCAATTGATTTTTGGTGGTTGTATGTGTTCACTAACCTGATAGGGCTGGGAAAGAGGAGCAAGGAACTGCTGGATTGGGCAATGTACCATCTTTTGCCTACGGTGTATTGGTACAATCAGGCAAGAAAAACTAAGAACCCAACCCTTCGAAAAGAATATGAAAAAGTATGGGAAAAAGCTTTGGTCGTCTTTCAGGCGCATGCCTTGACTGGAACATTTAGCGAGGATGAGATTTTCTTTTGGCAAAATTGGGCCGAGGAAATGGTGGGAAAATTTCATCGAGCTTCCTCTGCTGTCGAAGGACGTAACGGATTCTTGTCACAAATTCATCATAATAATAGAGGATTGAATTCAAATCGTCTCAAATCGCTTACCGTTATGCATAATTATTTCACAAAACGCTCAGATGGCAGTACAGCAGCGCAACGATTGTTTGGTGAAAAGCCACCGGACTTATTTGAATGGTTGCTGCACCAAGTGGGCGAGTTGCCCCTGCCTCGTAAGCCGAGAAAACATGTCAAGAGTAACCCTTTGAATTTACTTTCTGTCCCGGCTTAA